The Nitrospira tepida genome includes a window with the following:
- a CDS encoding JAB domain-containing protein: MASDSPHNGSLVVQPVGRKKPYAVPLYRVTLVRERVQRTEPDLPVQTSVGAASLLRPCFEGLDREQFVVCGLDAKHGIIGVNVVSIGSLTMSLVHPREVFKPLILMNACACLCAHNHPSGDITPSPEDRALTSRLRSAGELLGITLLDHLILTEERMYSFADHEWP, translated from the coding sequence GTGGCCAGTGACAGTCCGCACAACGGTTCCCTGGTCGTTCAGCCAGTCGGTCGGAAGAAACCCTATGCCGTGCCCTTGTATCGCGTCACGCTCGTGCGTGAACGAGTCCAACGCACCGAGCCGGACCTGCCCGTGCAGACCTCCGTCGGCGCGGCGTCGTTGCTCCGGCCCTGTTTCGAGGGCCTGGACCGGGAGCAGTTTGTCGTCTGTGGCTTGGATGCCAAGCACGGGATCATCGGCGTGAATGTCGTCTCGATCGGTTCGCTCACGATGAGCCTGGTCCATCCCCGGGAGGTGTTTAAGCCGCTGATTCTGATGAACGCCTGCGCCTGTCTCTGCGCCCACAACCATCCCTCCGGCGATATCACGCCGAGCCCCGAGGATCGCGCCCTGACGAGCCGGCTGCGCAGTGCCGGGGAGTTGCTCGGGATCACGCTCCTCGACCATCTGATCCTGACCGAGGAGCGGATGTACAGCTTCGCCGATCA
- a CDS encoding shikimate kinase, with translation MNIVLIGYRGTGKSTVAKLLAQRLGYEAVSTDAEIVRREGATIPEIVQRYGWEPFRDRESEVCRDLGARDRLVIDTGGGAILREENVRALKASGVLVWLTAEVKTIARRIGGDDQRPSLTGTKSFVDEIEEVLQQRLPKYQAAADQVIRTDELTPDEIADRVIAAVQSAADRAPVQ, from the coding sequence ATGAACATCGTCCTGATCGGCTATCGAGGAACGGGCAAAAGCACCGTCGCCAAACTGCTGGCGCAGCGATTGGGCTATGAGGCGGTCTCGACCGACGCGGAGATCGTCAGGCGAGAAGGCGCCACGATACCCGAGATCGTCCAACGGTATGGGTGGGAACCCTTTCGCGATCGGGAATCTGAAGTCTGCCGCGATTTGGGAGCCAGGGACCGGCTCGTGATCGACACGGGCGGCGGGGCCATTCTACGCGAAGAGAATGTGCGGGCCTTGAAAGCGAGCGGGGTACTCGTGTGGCTCACGGCGGAGGTCAAGACCATCGCGCGGCGCATCGGGGGCGATGATCAACGGCCTTCGCTGACCGGCACCAAATCGTTCGTGGATGAAATCGAGGAGGTCTTGCAGCAACGCCTTCCCAAGTATCAGGCGGCGGCCGATCAGGTGATCCGCACGGATGAGTTGACGCCGGACGAGATCGCCGATCGCGTGATCGCGGCCGTGCAAAGCGCAGCGGACAGGGCACCGGTTCAGTGA
- a CDS encoding shikimate dehydrogenase — MEINAHTKWCGVIGNPVEHSLSPSIHNAAFQACGLNYVYLAFRVERIDDAIRGIRSLGNAGGFSVTIPHKVSVMAHLDEIDETARRIGAVNTIVLRDGKLGGYNTDAGGALRALREADVALKGRHVLLLGSGGAARAIAFGLAARAELQRLTVLGIDEEERRKLVRDLAAATDVKLEDGYLDERHLRGALPDTQILIQCTPVGMSPKVEATCVPAALLHPALAVMDIVYNPRETRLLREAKAAGCRVIPGLEMFLNQAVEQFELWTGQKAPATVMRQVLESKFA; from the coding sequence ATGGAGATCAACGCTCACACGAAGTGGTGCGGCGTCATCGGCAACCCCGTCGAACATTCGCTCTCGCCCAGCATCCACAACGCCGCGTTTCAAGCCTGCGGCTTGAATTACGTCTACCTGGCCTTTAGGGTTGAACGGATCGACGACGCGATCCGCGGCATCAGATCGCTTGGCAACGCGGGCGGCTTCAGCGTCACCATTCCCCACAAGGTCTCCGTGATGGCGCACCTGGACGAGATAGACGAGACGGCGCGCCGGATTGGGGCCGTGAACACGATCGTTCTGCGCGACGGCAAGCTCGGCGGCTACAATACCGACGCCGGTGGGGCGCTGCGAGCGCTGCGTGAAGCGGATGTTGCGCTTAAAGGCCGGCATGTGCTCCTGCTCGGCTCCGGGGGGGCGGCCCGCGCGATTGCCTTCGGGTTGGCGGCCCGCGCCGAATTGCAACGGCTCACCGTTTTGGGTATTGATGAGGAAGAGAGGAGGAAATTGGTTCGGGACCTGGCGGCGGCCACCGATGTGAAGCTCGAAGATGGGTACCTGGATGAACGGCATCTACGCGGGGCCTTGCCCGACACGCAGATCCTGATCCAGTGCACGCCCGTCGGGATGTCGCCGAAGGTGGAGGCCACCTGTGTGCCGGCGGCCCTGTTGCATCCGGCGCTGGCCGTGATGGACATCGTGTACAATCCGCGCGAGACCAGACTGTTGCGCGAAGCCAAGGCAGCGGGTTGCCGGGTGATTCCAGGGCTGGAGATGTTTCTCAATCAAGCGGTCGAGCAATTCGAGCTCTGGACGGGGCAGAAGGCGCCCGCGACGGTCATGCGGCAAGTGCTCGAATCGAAGTTCGCGTGA
- a CDS encoding tyrosine-type recombinase/integrase, producing the protein MALYKRGEVWWMRFSYQGKQVRRSTEVTDKKLAKRIYDKVLGQIAEGKWFERTVGEDKTVKQLLERYLTDHSARNKASMTYRRDKSLANHLLASFGDLTLVQVRPAFLAEYKARRRKEEASPKTINSELTLLSHAFELAMKEWEWANHNPVKKVSREKVHNLIERWLTPEEEKRLLEASPTWLREIILFAIHTGLRQSEILNLQWDRVDLFRRTITLLEQKNRCKDTLPVNATALEILKARARVRSASTEYVFHNEAHHRRDARDLLRAFYPAMKKAKIERFRFHDLRHTFATRLVQAGVDLYTVQKLGRWKTISMVMRYAHHHPESLRAGIEVLDQDRMGPSTKLAQTAGSPGVEGSATF; encoded by the coding sequence ATGGCTCTGTATAAACGAGGCGAGGTCTGGTGGATGCGTTTTAGTTATCAGGGCAAACAGGTCCGCCGGTCTACAGAAGTGACAGATAAGAAACTGGCGAAGCGGATCTATGACAAGGTGCTCGGACAAATCGCCGAAGGCAAATGGTTTGAGCGGACCGTTGGAGAGGACAAAACCGTGAAACAACTCCTCGAACGGTATCTGACGGACCATTCCGCAAGAAACAAGGCGTCCATGACCTACAGGCGCGACAAGAGCCTTGCAAACCATCTGCTCGCGTCGTTCGGCGATTTAACTCTCGTCCAGGTTCGTCCCGCATTCTTGGCCGAGTACAAGGCGCGTCGACGAAAGGAGGAGGCATCGCCCAAGACCATCAACAGCGAACTCACGTTACTGAGTCACGCGTTTGAGCTCGCGATGAAAGAATGGGAATGGGCGAACCACAATCCAGTGAAGAAGGTGTCTCGTGAGAAAGTACATAATCTGATCGAGCGGTGGTTGACGCCTGAGGAAGAGAAACGGCTCCTGGAGGCTTCTCCGACTTGGCTCCGAGAGATCATCCTCTTCGCGATCCACACCGGGCTTCGGCAGAGCGAGATTCTGAACCTGCAATGGGACCGAGTCGACCTCTTTCGGAGAACGATCACCCTGCTCGAACAAAAAAATCGCTGCAAGGATACCCTGCCGGTGAATGCGACCGCGTTGGAGATCCTCAAAGCGCGAGCACGGGTGCGATCGGCCTCAACGGAGTATGTTTTTCATAACGAGGCGCATCACCGGCGAGATGCACGAGACCTGCTTCGAGCGTTTTATCCGGCCATGAAGAAAGCCAAGATCGAGCGGTTCCGATTCCACGACTTGCGGCACACCTTCGCCACTCGGCTGGTGCAAGCCGGGGTCGATCTGTACACCGTTCAGAAACTCGGACGGTGGAAGACCATCTCGATGGTGATGCGGTACGCCCATCACCATCCGGAGAGTTTGCGGGCTGGAATCGAAGTGCTAGATCAGGACCGGATGGGGCCTAGCACAAAATTAGCACAAACTGCGGGATCACCAGGGGTCGAAGGTTCTGCAACCTTCTGA
- a CDS encoding helix-turn-helix domain-containing protein: MLLTIRDLSRQLQIKPATLYAWAAAGKIPCLKIHGVLRFDPKAVQEWLTSFAVRCEPFPLQLELQEQGDSVDELIARAKRAVYTSRRGRPDQDRANGKEIRNGSV, encoded by the coding sequence ATGCTGCTGACCATCCGAGACCTTTCGCGGCAGCTCCAGATCAAACCCGCCACGCTCTATGCCTGGGCGGCAGCCGGCAAGATTCCCTGCCTGAAGATTCACGGGGTGCTCCGATTCGATCCCAAGGCTGTGCAGGAGTGGCTCACCAGCTTTGCCGTTCGTTGCGAACCGTTCCCCCTGCAGCTCGAGCTCCAAGAGCAAGGAGATTCGGTCGATGAGCTGATTGCGAGGGCGAAACGCGCCGTCTATACTTCCCGGCGCGGAAGACCAGACCAAGACAGGGCCAATGGAAAGGAGATTAGGAATGGCTCTGTATAA